A DNA window from Salinirubrum litoreum contains the following coding sequences:
- a CDS encoding Cdc6/Cdc18 family protein: protein MDEEIDAPDTSQSTFEDGSELADSSQDATNGDGGGISIRDRLQTESSGGVFANKDLVRSDTIIDEDRIVGRDDQLGRVVDNLKPVLQNEGIPDMLLSGPSGTGKSLIIHAVCKQIVELCESQGKTFGVISINCEGPKTADRAVYRLVKAAADDLGVDPGVPQTGVSTDQKLERLYELMREYYDGVIFILDEIDMLEGPYQEAEYNSLIYQLSRARKLADFDGPISLTTITNYADFMKDLNSRAQSSYNPDDIFFDDYDANQLRSILRNRRDAFKPESLADDVVPLVAAFGSQTHGDARKAIDLLRWAGELAERRGADTVTETDVRDAQEKYTENRKLRHISGISTQKKLSIYAVAATAHYAREHPEWIPAGPAFKTYQFIADTMDSDQYSRETFVNHVTEQSTYGVLDFERRGKGRGRGVHMYFSLSEDPETIMETIREDSRFEDLAHEEATISAVVRERLKQFRSKN from the coding sequence ATGGATGAGGAGATAGATGCTCCCGATACGTCACAGTCGACGTTCGAGGATGGCTCGGAACTCGCCGATTCTTCTCAAGACGCAACAAACGGTGACGGTGGTGGCATCTCAATCCGGGATCGACTCCAAACCGAGTCGTCCGGTGGGGTCTTCGCGAACAAAGATCTCGTTCGGTCAGATACCATCATCGACGAGGATCGTATCGTCGGTCGTGATGACCAGCTGGGACGTGTCGTCGACAACCTAAAACCGGTACTCCAGAACGAAGGCATCCCGGATATGCTTCTGAGTGGTCCCTCTGGAACTGGGAAGTCGCTCATCATTCATGCAGTCTGCAAACAGATCGTCGAACTGTGTGAATCTCAAGGCAAGACCTTCGGGGTCATTTCAATCAACTGCGAGGGGCCGAAGACTGCAGATCGGGCTGTCTATCGGTTAGTTAAAGCTGCTGCCGACGACCTCGGCGTTGATCCTGGTGTTCCCCAAACCGGCGTCTCAACGGATCAGAAACTGGAGCGACTGTACGAACTGATGCGCGAGTACTACGACGGTGTCATCTTCATTCTCGATGAAATCGATATGCTTGAGGGACCGTATCAGGAAGCAGAGTACAATTCTCTCATCTACCAGCTTTCACGGGCTCGAAAACTTGCTGATTTTGATGGGCCGATTTCACTCACGACTATCACGAACTACGCCGATTTCATGAAGGACCTCAACAGCCGCGCACAGAGTTCTTACAATCCTGATGATATCTTCTTCGACGATTACGATGCGAACCAACTCCGTAGTATTCTCCGCAACCGACGAGACGCCTTCAAGCCAGAATCACTCGCAGATGACGTCGTTCCGCTTGTTGCCGCGTTCGGATCCCAAACGCACGGAGATGCACGGAAAGCAATTGATCTCCTCAGATGGGCTGGTGAATTAGCCGAGCGGCGTGGAGCTGACACTGTTACCGAGACTGATGTCCGTGATGCTCAGGAGAAATACACCGAAAACCGCAAGCTCCGCCATATCAGCGGCATTTCGACTCAAAAGAAACTCTCCATCTACGCTGTGGCGGCCACTGCCCACTACGCAAGAGAACATCCTGAGTGGATACCTGCTGGACCTGCGTTCAAAACGTACCAATTCATTGCTGATACGATGGATTCGGATCAGTACAGTCGCGAGACGTTCGTAAATCACGTCACAGAGCAGAGTACGTACGGGGTATTGGACTTCGAGCGTCGAGGCAAGGGGCGAGGCAGAGGAGTACATATGTATTTCTCCCTCTCCGAGGATCCGGAAACGATCATGGAGACGATTCGCGAGGATTCCCGGTTCGAAGATCTAGCTCACGAAGAGGCGACTATCAGCGCGGTTGTCCGCGAACGGCTGAAGCAGTTCCGGAGTAAGAACTAA
- a CDS encoding zinc ribbon domain-containing protein — protein sequence MPYCPNCGDQVKDIHHYCGSCGQALSDIAESENEPPMAVDCEGFLSLRSLSYVNDLLNGEQELDRDSVSYTQLSREVSAAFADFARLAMVKELDLLRLWAAGSSSAALDMPVADMNSNQFRDWLAAIGLSRTLRMYDESLHTEFEDDFNERLQKLLEIAGEELDS from the coding sequence ATGCCTTACTGCCCGAATTGCGGAGACCAAGTCAAAGACATTCATCACTACTGCGGGTCATGTGGTCAGGCGCTTTCTGATATTGCAGAGTCAGAAAACGAGCCTCCGATGGCCGTCGATTGCGAGGGCTTCCTCTCGTTGCGCTCACTCTCGTACGTCAACGACCTACTGAACGGAGAGCAAGAGCTGGACAGAGACTCGGTTTCGTATACCCAATTGTCGCGAGAAGTGAGTGCTGCCTTCGCAGATTTCGCCCGTCTCGCGATGGTGAAGGAGTTAGATCTGCTCCGCCTCTGGGCAGCTGGTTCCAGCTCCGCCGCGTTGGACATGCCAGTTGCAGACATGAATAGCAATCAGTTCCGCGACTGGCTGGCCGCCATCGGCCTTTCTCGTACTCTACGGATGTACGACGAATCTCTCCATACCGAGTTCGAGGACGACTTCAACGAGCGACTCCAGAAGCTCCTCGAGATTGCCGGGGAGGAACTCGATAGTTAG
- a CDS encoding ParA family protein, whose protein sequence is MTESPRGWGVTPSTGIPTIAFGNQKGGTGKTTATINSAAALATRDHDVLAIDMDPQADMTKGLGLGPGDDNDPSSPKNELPNTLVTDDENLLDVLVDNPRTHDTSLSEIVIEADEYDHLNFDLIPSHKDMGLARDWMDDANARLSLKLALEEMVDDGYNYDFIVVDCPPDLSVLTDAAFIAAQNVFLAAQTQATSRDALDDLWDQLESIEDNQQIEIAIVGLLANMYRDDGQSQKFLNSFDESFASMAPIFKLPMRVAIQRAWDNGRDIFGWEDANDQQVERDLFLEVAETMERAFDKTQVEA, encoded by the coding sequence ATGACCGAATCACCTCGTGGATGGGGCGTCACACCATCGACTGGAATCCCCACGATCGCCTTCGGCAACCAGAAAGGCGGGACAGGAAAGACAACGGCGACGATCAACAGTGCCGCGGCGCTGGCCACTCGCGACCACGATGTTCTTGCAATCGATATGGACCCACAAGCCGACATGACGAAGGGGCTTGGACTGGGTCCGGGCGACGACAACGACCCATCAAGCCCGAAGAACGAACTCCCCAACACACTAGTCACCGATGACGAGAACTTACTCGACGTACTCGTCGACAATCCGCGCACGCACGATACTAGTCTTTCAGAGATCGTGATCGAAGCCGATGAGTACGACCATCTGAACTTCGACTTGATTCCCAGTCATAAGGACATGGGCCTTGCTCGAGATTGGATGGACGATGCGAATGCTCGTCTCTCGCTGAAACTCGCCCTCGAAGAGATGGTTGACGACGGATACAACTACGATTTTATCGTAGTCGATTGCCCTCCCGACCTCTCAGTCCTGACGGACGCGGCCTTCATCGCGGCTCAGAACGTCTTCCTGGCTGCACAGACCCAAGCAACATCACGGGATGCACTTGACGATCTGTGGGACCAACTGGAGTCCATCGAGGACAACCAGCAGATCGAGATCGCAATCGTTGGACTCCTGGCGAACATGTACCGGGACGACGGTCAGTCGCAAAAGTTCCTCAACTCCTTCGACGAGTCCTTCGCGTCGATGGCACCGATTTTCAAACTCCCGATGCGAGTAGCAATCCAGCGTGCGTGGGACAACGGACGAGATATTTTCGGATGGGAAGACGCGAACGACCAGCAAGTAGAGCGCGACCTCTTTCTGGAGGTTGCGGAGACGATGGAACGAGCGTTTGACAAAACGCAGGTGGAGGCGTAA
- a CDS encoding tyrosine-type recombinase/integrase: MSRSDVEQEGETDAEQVPSFDGVRWTSCSLEDFTELYWDEIAPCLEAEDIDPSSEKPTHQWFRDHDARSFLAALRRHHGRSFGEFWAEDLGLGDGEEGYSWATTDDATIDALEKFLNRRKSRYSLATSSVDALRTRLNLYVRAYREANGTDDLLTPIQRDQENPAYEAVDAVYAAFDWLNEGAEREYSAQTLQRVRRVVDAWYQHLVGRRVASMNPASGLYDEFKWEVEDSPTPSLSASHIRELMQAAETTREQLLVVALAGWGLRASEVAALHVSQFHRDVPEDDIPFITFESRKNGPGEVSLLYGMDVLDSRIDELAEDDTWTGYLFPSSQGETPYVTRDTIRNWFQNLALEADLPERIEGERPSPQLCRRFWYDTYTAVLEGVLEGVDEIAAEQGSSDPQVVMQNYLSDSRARRVRREFMRDQLNAAFGERT; this comes from the coding sequence ATGAGTCGGTCTGATGTCGAACAGGAGGGCGAGACCGACGCTGAGCAGGTGCCATCATTCGATGGTGTCCGATGGACCTCGTGTTCGCTCGAGGACTTCACGGAGCTGTACTGGGACGAGATCGCCCCCTGCCTCGAAGCAGAGGATATCGACCCGTCGAGCGAGAAACCCACCCATCAATGGTTTCGAGATCACGATGCCCGGTCATTCCTCGCGGCTCTCCGTCGCCATCACGGCCGTTCGTTCGGTGAGTTCTGGGCCGAGGACCTCGGGCTTGGTGACGGTGAAGAAGGCTACTCATGGGCAACAACGGACGATGCGACAATCGACGCCCTCGAAAAGTTCCTCAACCGACGGAAATCACGATACAGTCTTGCGACGTCGTCCGTCGACGCCCTCCGAACACGACTGAATCTCTACGTCCGTGCTTACCGAGAGGCAAACGGTACAGACGACCTCCTCACACCGATTCAACGAGACCAAGAGAATCCAGCCTACGAAGCCGTTGACGCGGTCTATGCAGCATTCGACTGGTTGAACGAGGGAGCTGAGCGAGAGTACAGTGCCCAGACGCTCCAGCGTGTGCGGCGCGTCGTCGACGCGTGGTATCAGCATCTGGTCGGTAGGCGGGTTGCCTCGATGAACCCTGCAAGCGGCCTCTACGACGAATTCAAGTGGGAAGTCGAAGATTCCCCGACACCGTCCCTTTCGGCAAGTCATATCCGAGAGCTGATGCAGGCGGCGGAGACAACGCGAGAACAGCTGCTCGTGGTGGCGTTAGCTGGCTGGGGACTACGAGCGAGTGAGGTCGCCGCACTCCATGTATCGCAGTTCCACCGTGACGTTCCCGAAGACGACATCCCCTTCATCACGTTCGAGAGCCGCAAGAACGGGCCCGGTGAGGTGTCTCTCCTGTACGGAATGGACGTGCTCGACTCCCGAATCGACGAGCTAGCGGAAGACGATACGTGGACTGGATACCTGTTCCCCTCCTCTCAGGGAGAAACGCCGTACGTGACCCGAGATACAATCCGGAACTGGTTCCAAAATCTTGCATTGGAAGCAGATCTCCCCGAGCGGATCGAGGGTGAACGACCGAGTCCACAGCTCTGTCGTCGATTCTGGTACGACACCTATACAGCAGTCCTCGAAGGCGTTCTCGAAGGTGTTGACGAAATCGCTGCAGAGCAAGGTAGTAGCGATCCTCAGGTAGTGATGCAAAATTACCTGTCTGATTCGCGTGCTCGTCGAGTCCGACGAGAGTTCATGCGAGACCAACTTAACGCAGCCTTCGGAGAGAGAACGTAA
- a CDS encoding transposase encodes MEQRGRRLTDAFVAALEFRKHLREGTDFYTTLANLKFQIETLDDGYPEWHPASYSFRGMLKLFFYLEVTGNSYRSLTRHPELADVFGLERVPDESVISRTWHNRFDDDVRGYITASAHLLVREVYNEDLAVPEVRPLEEVRRSPEGDSEASEATTEFSDEEIFRTTRLAREHGFGPFDSGRAQNATYEDTRFFELQTFIGMVGCGTPQGAARFKFRRGKEYGPHGDTHLRAVKQFDPESLLKGFRQATDRLLSIIQSESSFRRPVTVAIDITTIRYFGNVEGMPMVSGTKDGEGRAFKFATLSVVGWNIPLILAVEPIRESSSWDQNPPNRVHRVVRRLVRRAQEHVPIEMVLCDREFDSKAVYQTLSNLDVNYLIPKRVHSTEREIIEAIEEDGQQVAVESATVHVDHGSHAMQFLYVPSTKGEGTAVFATNLSVGPEEAETFCRRYSRRWQIENEYKSIKNDFLAKTSSKDYRVRLFYFVFAVLLHNIWRLTDFLLKAYVGGKMDYAPVLTAGECVELVCSALIPPD; translated from the coding sequence ATGGAACAGCGTGGCCGCCGATTGACCGATGCGTTTGTTGCCGCACTTGAATTCCGCAAACACCTCCGAGAGGGTACGGATTTCTACACTACTCTCGCCAATCTCAAATTTCAGATCGAGACGCTCGATGATGGGTATCCCGAGTGGCATCCCGCGTCGTACTCGTTTCGCGGTATGCTCAAACTCTTCTTCTATTTGGAAGTTACCGGAAACAGCTATCGGTCTCTTACACGTCACCCGGAACTTGCAGACGTATTCGGACTTGAACGAGTCCCAGACGAATCAGTTATCTCTCGGACGTGGCACAACCGCTTCGACGATGATGTTCGAGGGTATATCACCGCCAGCGCACACTTACTGGTCAGGGAGGTTTACAATGAAGACCTCGCTGTCCCAGAAGTACGACCGCTGGAGGAAGTGAGAAGATCACCCGAGGGTGATTCTGAAGCGTCTGAAGCCACCACCGAGTTCTCCGATGAGGAAATTTTCCGGACAACCCGGCTCGCTCGTGAGCATGGCTTCGGTCCGTTCGACTCCGGGAGAGCTCAGAACGCGACGTACGAGGACACGCGATTTTTTGAACTTCAGACATTCATCGGAATGGTCGGGTGCGGCACTCCACAGGGTGCGGCCCGGTTCAAGTTCCGACGAGGCAAAGAGTACGGTCCCCACGGAGACACCCACCTCCGAGCCGTCAAGCAATTCGACCCGGAGAGCCTACTCAAGGGATTTCGACAGGCGACAGACCGACTCCTCTCGATAATTCAATCGGAATCCTCGTTTCGCCGTCCAGTCACCGTCGCGATTGATATCACGACAATTCGTTACTTCGGTAACGTAGAGGGAATGCCGATGGTCAGTGGGACGAAAGACGGTGAGGGAAGAGCGTTCAAATTTGCTACGCTCTCGGTTGTCGGATGGAATATCCCGCTGATTCTTGCCGTCGAACCAATCCGCGAGAGTTCCTCGTGGGACCAGAACCCGCCGAATCGAGTTCATCGTGTAGTCCGACGGCTCGTTCGACGTGCACAGGAGCACGTCCCCATTGAGATGGTGCTGTGCGACCGAGAGTTTGACTCGAAAGCGGTGTACCAGACGCTCTCAAACCTTGACGTGAACTATCTCATTCCGAAGCGGGTTCACAGTACCGAACGCGAGATCATCGAGGCGATAGAGGAAGATGGACAACAGGTCGCCGTCGAATCGGCGACCGTCCATGTCGATCATGGGTCGCACGCGATGCAGTTCCTGTACGTTCCCTCGACGAAAGGAGAAGGCACAGCGGTCTTTGCGACGAACCTCTCGGTGGGTCCTGAGGAAGCTGAGACGTTCTGCCGCCGCTACAGCCGTCGCTGGCAGATCGAAAACGAATATAAGAGCATCAAGAACGACTTCTTAGCGAAGACGTCTTCCAAGGACTACCGCGTCCGGCTGTTCTACTTCGTGTTCGCGGTTCTGCTGCACAATATCTGGCGACTCACCGATTTCCTGTTGAAGGCGTATGTCGGCGGCAAGATGGACTACGCGCCGGTTCTGACGGCTGGTGAGTGTGTCGAGTTAGTTTGTTCAGCACTAATCCCACCGGATTAA
- a CDS encoding PD-(D/E)XK nuclease family protein, with product MSITRAKSIDSLYEECKDFDLVLVPDAPMASALNRRLDQPHFGPFAITPRRLAARRREQAEDRLAFLEIIQTTDLNWKETSYAVGNILQCWEYQGTAEAVLDYEQFATTATHTAVDCIADMDTTSKRLTEYSIDADTSVAVVGFKQLTELERSILPPGYETIDPFTEESFDHPPFRILDSPAAIVDVVLDTVTPENAGDVAVVLDAASQYSSLVESALEAAEIPYYGGPGFNDDARHRAFLQLLRSAHAGRDTRVGDVRPLLTQLGMPVDIEHDEKRLYDLDHPEVDWLLEFRNEIPSRTFEEAINEYEAVTDASIDAFREELATIGLLDDVVTEPAVDRLEFYLQSYEVPVDRENEGVLLADAKSAAHVDRAVVFYLALDEGWTHSSPRRPWVDRDQEFERNIRQFQLLLQNGVDQYYLVQDTAGGTPVTPCLYFEELFDEEFDRFSDLDSLQHSRASRTTQDGFEKEPLDVSHEDVTALSQSSLNSYVNSPRDYFFSRLVDNPDKDHFREGNLFHDFAEFYVSHPDAITSDTLDDVAAAILDEVDPFLRGVDREVRLTKYRVGLQTIVEFLNADSPHGDGLVTPDGGRGENFFAEYYDRPIDASHTERWFENIDLGLKGKIDLVHSPTRLLDYKSGTKKSAYSIVKHSALDPPSDKPNFQALLYLAHQRTEHPDEELRFTFFHFLETLDDVVTGDGSLEDCLTTVTYYPVTFEEYIASQAVFTELQEDAANDCNKTFSKSTYEIYRAVLDAYEFPDTSDSDELIDSEFGDALTERLIADVGNYKYVKKGCKQALRHLLRIRNQNYFTGDVDAFEQFVRERLSELNTRRAGDERFPVQGLGGDPNYRYVDNRDCILEGESR from the coding sequence GTGTCAATTACACGAGCGAAGTCTATCGATTCTCTCTACGAGGAATGCAAGGATTTCGACCTTGTGCTCGTGCCGGACGCGCCGATGGCGAGTGCCCTGAACAGGCGTCTTGACCAACCACACTTCGGGCCGTTCGCGATTACACCACGGCGCCTGGCTGCTCGCCGCCGAGAACAAGCCGAGGATCGACTAGCGTTCCTCGAAATCATTCAGACGACTGATCTCAACTGGAAGGAGACGTCCTATGCGGTCGGGAACATCCTCCAGTGCTGGGAGTACCAGGGGACGGCTGAGGCTGTTCTCGATTACGAGCAGTTCGCGACGACGGCAACGCACACCGCTGTCGACTGCATCGCCGATATGGACACGACGTCCAAGCGCCTCACCGAGTACAGCATCGACGCCGACACGTCGGTCGCCGTCGTCGGGTTCAAACAGCTCACTGAACTCGAACGCTCGATCCTTCCTCCAGGCTACGAGACGATCGACCCGTTCACCGAAGAGTCGTTCGATCATCCACCGTTTCGAATTCTCGATTCACCGGCCGCAATCGTCGACGTTGTCCTCGACACGGTCACCCCCGAAAACGCCGGAGACGTGGCTGTCGTCCTCGATGCAGCTAGTCAGTATTCCTCGCTCGTTGAGTCGGCGCTGGAAGCTGCAGAGATTCCATATTACGGTGGTCCAGGATTCAATGACGATGCCCGTCACCGCGCATTCCTACAGCTCCTTCGAAGTGCCCACGCTGGCCGGGATACGCGAGTAGGCGACGTTCGACCACTCCTCACCCAACTCGGGATGCCTGTCGACATCGAGCACGACGAGAAGCGTCTCTACGACCTCGACCACCCGGAAGTAGACTGGCTCCTTGAGTTCCGCAATGAGATTCCTTCCCGCACATTCGAGGAGGCCATCAACGAATACGAAGCAGTCACGGACGCCTCTATCGACGCCTTCAGAGAGGAACTCGCGACGATCGGTCTCCTTGACGACGTCGTCACCGAACCGGCAGTTGACCGTCTTGAGTTCTACTTGCAGTCGTACGAAGTGCCTGTGGATCGGGAGAACGAAGGTGTCCTATTGGCAGATGCAAAATCGGCTGCTCACGTCGACCGCGCCGTCGTCTTCTATCTCGCCCTTGACGAAGGTTGGACACATTCGTCGCCTCGTCGCCCGTGGGTCGACCGAGATCAGGAGTTCGAGCGGAACATCCGGCAGTTCCAACTCCTCCTGCAGAACGGCGTCGACCAGTACTACCTCGTGCAGGACACCGCCGGTGGAACGCCCGTCACCCCGTGTCTATACTTCGAGGAACTGTTCGATGAGGAGTTCGACCGATTCAGTGATTTGGACTCACTGCAGCATTCACGGGCGTCTCGAACGACACAGGACGGATTCGAAAAAGAACCACTCGATGTCTCCCACGAGGACGTCACCGCACTCAGCCAGTCAAGCCTGAACTCCTACGTCAACTCACCCCGCGATTACTTCTTCAGCCGACTCGTCGACAACCCGGACAAGGACCACTTTAGGGAAGGGAACCTGTTCCACGACTTCGCGGAGTTCTATGTCTCGCATCCGGACGCCATCACGTCTGATACACTCGACGATGTAGCCGCAGCCATTCTCGACGAAGTCGACCCGTTCCTCCGGGGCGTCGACCGGGAAGTCCGACTCACCAAGTACCGTGTCGGCCTCCAGACCATCGTTGAATTCCTGAATGCAGACTCGCCTCACGGTGACGGCCTGGTGACGCCTGACGGTGGTCGGGGAGAGAACTTCTTCGCCGAGTATTACGACCGCCCCATCGATGCATCGCACACCGAACGCTGGTTCGAGAACATTGATCTCGGGTTGAAGGGCAAGATCGACCTTGTTCACAGCCCGACCCGACTCCTCGACTACAAGAGTGGCACAAAGAAGTCAGCATACTCAATTGTAAAGCATTCGGCGCTTGATCCACCGAGCGACAAACCAAACTTCCAGGCGTTGCTGTATCTCGCTCACCAGCGGACTGAGCACCCGGATGAGGAACTGCGATTCACGTTCTTCCACTTCCTCGAAACGCTTGACGATGTGGTGACTGGGGATGGTTCTCTCGAAGACTGCCTCACTACGGTGACCTACTATCCAGTCACCTTCGAGGAATACATCGCGAGCCAAGCTGTCTTCACCGAACTGCAGGAAGACGCCGCGAACGACTGTAACAAGACCTTCTCGAAGTCGACGTACGAAATCTATCGGGCCGTGTTGGATGCGTACGAGTTCCCGGACACCAGCGACAGCGACGAACTCATCGACTCGGAATTCGGCGACGCACTCACCGAGCGACTGATCGCTGATGTCGGGAACTACAAGTATGTGAAAAAGGGCTGTAAGCAGGCACTGCGACACTTGCTACGGATCCGCAACCAGAACTACTTCACCGGCGACGTGGACGCATTCGAGCAGTTCGTTCGAGAGCGCCTTTCGGAACTGAACACTCGCCGTGCGGGTGACGAGCGCTTCCCAGTTCAGGGACTCGGTGGCGATCCAAACTATCGGTACGTGGACAACCGCGATTGCATCCTGGAGGGTGAGTCGCGATGA